Proteins from a single region of Phyllopteryx taeniolatus isolate TA_2022b chromosome 10, UOR_Ptae_1.2, whole genome shotgun sequence:
- the LOC133485302 gene encoding protocadherin beta-16-like, translating into MERLWMRAVRGRWRTLFVVLCLCELRSVSGQARYSIPEEQAEGSFVGNIARDLGLDVARLVAGKARIISKGGRQYVDLKPDKGTLVIQERIDREELCGKTTPCSFTFDIILENPIQLYRVTVEVVDMNDNSPSFPQSEIHLKITENAAVGTRFSLENADDSDVGINDVQKYILKPLENFKLEIQNQPNGRKVIEMVLEKPLDREQEESLTLMLIASDGGEPHRSGTARIQITVLDANDNAPVCTQPVYKVDVRENSPAGTLIATVSASDADAGLNGDVTYSTRSTKEQLFDVNVKTGDIKITSNIDFEKSRSFELNVQASDHGGYTDTCKVFINIIDENDNVPTIKLMSFSQSIPEDSPPGATVAVFNVNDDDADGNGVVKCAINADVPFKIESSLAGYYTIVTENFLDRESVPEYNVTITVSDQGSPPLSSSQNVNVQISDVNDNPPEFHQSEYRKTVAENNPPGFSVLTVSAGDADWGRNARVSYFLEEKEVHGAAVSSFVSVHPESGVVRALRSFDYEQIKSFDFNVSARDSGSPPLSSAAAVRILIRDQNDNAPQVLYPVQPHAEMVPRSADAGYLVTKVVAVDVDSGQNAWLSYKVQHKFGGADRGALFEVGLHNGEMRTVRQVTDKDAVKQRLTVVVEDNGQPSRSATVAVNVALADGFSEVLRSEFADDFSEDYDDRLTFYLVSALAAVSFLFVACLLLIVSLKVYRWRRSRVLYRSDLPVIPYYPPRYCDTLGTAGTLPHVYNYEACAAAKSHVTNTQAVSQSLVSVDGADADVPHGGEQTSGNCSRMSTLVSQLFLCFMTFTASRGCMTCFALLLKG; encoded by the coding sequence ATGGAGCGTCTGTGGATGCGCGCTGTCAGAGGCCGATGGCGCACACTGTTTGTCGTTCTTTGTCTCTGTGAGCTGCGCTCCGTGAGCGGACAGGCTCGCTATTCCATACCGGAGGAGCAGGCGGAAGGCTCTTTCGTGGGGAACATTGCGAGAGATTTGGGCTTGGATGTGGCCAGACTAGTAGCAGGTAAAGCTCGTATTATTAGCAAAGGAGGCCGACAGTATGTTGATTTAAAGCCAGACAAAGGCACACTTGTCATTCAAGAGCGCATCGACCGAGAGGAGCTTTGTGGAAAGACGACGCCCTGCAGCTTCACTTTCGACATCATTTTAGAAAATCCCATCCAACTTTATCGCGTGACAGTGGAGGTTGTGGACATGAATGACAACAGTCCGTCCTTCCCTCAGTCggaaattcatttgaaaatcacTGAAAATGCTGCAGTGGGCACTCGTTTCTCACTCGAGAATGCGGATGACTCTGATGTTGGAATTAATGATGTTCAAAAATACATACTTAAACCGTtagaaaattttaaattggAAATACAAAACCAACCAAATGGCAGGAAAGTTATTGAAATGGTTTTAGAGAAGCCTTTAGACCGAGAACAGGAGGAGAGCCTGACACTCATGCTGATTGCGTCAGATGGTGGCGAGCCACATCGGTCAGGGACGGCGAGAATTCAAATCACTGTGCTGGACGCCAACGACAACGCGCCAGTGTGCACTCAACCTGTTTACAAGGTCGATGTGCGAGAAAATTCACCTGCAGGAACCTTGATCGCGACTGTGAGTGCAAGCGACGCTGATGCGGGCCTCAACGGTGATGTCACATATTCCACTCGTTCTACCAAAGAGCAGTTGTTtgatgtaaatgttaaaacagGAGATATTAAAATTACCAGTAATatagattttgaaaaatcaCGGAGTTTTGAATTAAACGTCCAGGCCAGTGACCATGGAGGTTATACAGACACATGTAAGGTTTTCATCAACATAATTGATGAGAACGACAACGTCCCCACAATCAAGTTGATGTCCTTTTCTCAGTCCATACCTGAGGATTCTCCCCCAGGTGCAACCGTGGCTGTTTTTAACGTGAATGATGACGACGCTGACGGCAACGGTGTTGTCAAGTGTGCCATTAACGCTGACGTCCCGTTTAAAATCGAGTCTTCGTTAGCGGGTTACTACACTATAGTGACCGAAAACTTCTTAGACCGGGAAAGCGTCCCCGAATATAACGTGACCATAACAGTGTCCGACCAAGGCTCTCCGCCTCTGTCTAGTAGTCAAAACGTCAACGTTCAAATATCCGACGTGAACGACAACCCGCCCGAATTCCATCAGTCGGAATACAGGAAGACCGTAGCAGAGAACAACCCTCCCGGTTTTTCCGTCTTGACCGTCAGTGCCGGTGACGCAGACTGGGGCCGGAACGCTCGAGTGTCTTACTTCCTGGAGGAGAAAGAAGTTCACGGAGCAGCCGTGTCTTCTTTTGTCTCGGTCCATCCGGAGAGCGGCGTCGTCCGCGCGCTCCGATCCTTCGATTACGAACAAATCAAGTCCTTCGACTTCAACGTGAGCGCCCGCGACTCCGGATCCCCTCCGCTGAGCTCCGCGGCCGCCGTTCGCATCCTGATCCGGGACCAGAACGACAACGCCCCTCAGGTCCTGTACCCGGTCCAGCCGCACGCCGAAATGGTGCCTCGTTCGGCAGACGCGGGCTATCTGGTGACTAAAGTGGTGGCCGTGGATGTGGACTCTGGACAGAACGCCTGGCTCTCCTATAAAGTGCAGCACAAATTTGGGGGCGCAGACAGGGGGGCGCTGTTTGAAGTGGGCCTCCACAATGGAGAAATGCGAACTGTCCGCCAAGTGACTGATAAAGATGCTGTCAAACAAAGACTGACTGTCGTAGTGGAGGACAACGGGCAGCCCTCTCGTTCGGCTACGGTCGCGGTCAACGTGGCGCTGGCGGACGGCTTCTCCGAAGTGCTGAGGTCGGAGTTCGCCGACGACTTTAGCGAGGACTACGACGACCGGCTGACTTTTTACTTAGTCTCGGCTTTGGCCGCGGTCTCCTTCCTCTTCGTCGCCTGCTTGCTGCTTATCGTGTCGCTCAAAGTGTACAGGTGGAGACGGTCTCGCGTCCTGTACCGCTCCGACCTCCCCGTCATTCCGTATTATCCGCCGCGCTACTGCGACACGTTGGGGACGGCGGGGACGCTCCCGCACGTCTACAACTACGAGGCGTGCGCCGCCGCCAAGAGTCATGTGACGAACACGCAAGCCGTGAGTCAAAGTTTAGTGAGTGTGGACGGAGCGGACGCTGACGTGCCGCACGGCGGCGAGCAGACGTCGGGGAACTGCTCTCGGATGTCGACTTTGGTGAGTCAATTGTTTCTCTGTTTCATGACTTTTACTGCTTCTCGAGGTTGTATgacttgttttgctttgttgctGAAAGGTTGA
- the LOC133485301 gene encoding protocadherin gamma-A4-like has translation MERLWMRAVRGRWRTLFVVLCLCELRSVSGQARYSIPEEQAEGSFVGNIARDLGLDVARLVAGKARIISKGGRQYVDFKPDKGTLVIQERIDREELCGKTTPCSFTFDIILENPIQLYRVTVEVVDINDNSPSFPQSEIHLEIAESVTLGTRFSLANAADPDVALNDIQKYILKPSDNFKLEIQNQPNGAKVIEMVLQKPLDREQEESLTLMLIASDGGEPHRSGTARIQITVLDANDNAPVCTQPVYKVDVRENSPAGTLIATVSASDADAGLNGDVTYSTPHITKEERDLFHIDVKTGEVNVAGKLDFEKSKSYQLNVQARDHGGYTDTCKVFINIIDENDNVPTIKLMSFSQSIPEDSPPGATVAVFNVNDDDADGNGVVKCAINADVPFKIESSLAGYYTIVTENFLDRESVPEYNVTITVSDQGSPPLSSSQNVNVQISDVNDNPPEFHQSEYRKTVAENNPPGFSVLTVSAGDADWGRNARVSYFLEEKEVHGAAVSSFVSVHPESGVVRALRSFDYEQIKSFDFNVSARDSGSPPLSSAAAVRILIRDQNDNAPQVLYPVQPHAEMVPRSADAGYLVTKVVAVDVDSGQNAWLSYKVQHKFGGADRGALFEVGLHNGEMRTVRQVTDKDAVKQRLTVVVEDNGQPSRSATVAVNVALADGFSEVLRSEFADDFSEDYDDRLTFYLVSALAAVSFLFVACLLLIVSLKVYRWRRSRVLYRSDLPVIPYYPPRYCDTLGTAGTLPHVYNYEACAAAKSHVTNTQAVSQSLVSVDGADADVPHGGEQMSGNCSRMSTLVSQISTLVSIYVCFQSLYHGEALFLY, from the coding sequence ATGGAGCGTCTGTGGATGCGCGCTGTCAGAGGCCGATGGCGCACACTGTTTGTCGTTCTTTGTCTCTGTGAGCTGCGCTCCGTGAGCGGACAGGCTCGCTATTCCATACCGGAGGAGCAGGCGGAAGGCTCTTTCGTGGGGAACATTGCGAGAGATTTGGGCTTGGATGTGGCCAGACTAGTAGCAGGTAAAGCTCGTATTATTAGCAAAGGAGGCCGACAGTATGTTGATTTCAAGCCAGACAAAGGCACACTTGTCATTCAAGAGCGCATCGACCGAGAGGAGCTTTGTGGAAAGACGACGCCCTGCAGCTTCACTTTCGACATCATTTTAGAAAATCCCATCCAACTTTATCGCGTGACAGTGGAGGTCGTGGACATTAATGACAACAGTCCGTCCTTCCCTCAGTCGGAAATTCATTTGGAAATTGCTGAAAGTGTGACACTTGGCACTCGTTTCTCTCTCGCGAATGCAGCCGACCCTGATGTTGCACTTAATGATATTCAGAAATACATACTAAAACCATCAGATAATTTTAAATTGGAAATACAAAACCAACCAAATGGAGCAAAAGTTATCGAAATGGTTTTACAGAAGCCTTTAGACCGAGAACAGGAGGAGAGCCTCACACTCATGTTGATTGCGTCAGATGGTGGCGAGCCACATCGATCAGGGACGGCGAGAATTCAAATCACTGTGCTGGACGCCAACGACAACGCGCCAGTGTGCACTCAACCTGTTTACAAGGTCGATGTGCGAGAAAATTCACCTGCAGGAACCTTGATCGCGACTGTGAGTGCAAGCGATGCTGATGCTGGCCTCAACGGTGACGTCACATATTCCACTCCTCATATTACCAAAGAAGAAAGAGACCTTTTTCACATAGATGTTAAAACGGGAGAGGTTAATGTTGCAGGTAAATTAGATTTTGAGAAATCGAAGAGTTATCAGTTAAACGTCCAGGCTAGAGATCATGGAGGATATACAGACACGTGTAAAGTTTTCATCAACATAATTGATGAGAACGACAACGTCCCCACAATCAAGTTGATGTCCTTTTCTCAGTCCATACCTGAGGATTCTCCCCCAGGTGCAACCGTGGCTGTTTTTAACGTGAATGATGACGACGCTGACGGCAACGGTGTTGTCAAGTGTGCCATTAACGCTGACGTCCCGTTTAAAATCGAGTCTTCGTTAGCGGGTTACTACACCATAGTGACCGAAAACTTCTTAGACCGGGAGAGCGTCCCCGAATATAACGTGACCATTACAGTGTCCGACCAAGGCTCTCCGCCTCTGTCTAGTAGTCAAAACGTCAACGTTCAAATATCCGACGTTAACGACAACCCGCCCGAATTCCATCAGTCGGAATACAGGAAGACCGTAGCAGAGAACAACCCTCCCGGTTTTTCCGTCTTGACCGTCAGTGCCGGTGACGCAGACTGGGGCCGGAACGCTCGAGTGTCTTACTTCCTGGAGGAGAAAGAAGTTCACGGAGCAGCCGTGTCTTCTTTTGTCTCGGTCCATCCGGAGAGCGGCGTCGTCCGCGCGCTCCGATCCTTCGATTACGAACAAATCAAGTCCTTCGACTTCAACGTGAGCGCCCGCGACTCCGGATCCCCTCCGCTGAGCTCCGCGGCCGCCGTTCGCATCCTGATCCGGGACCAGAACGACAACGCCCCTCAGGTCCTGTACCCGGTCCAGCCGCACGCCGAAATGGTGCCTCGTTCGGCAGACGCGGGCTATCTGGTGACTAAAGTGGTGGCCGTGGATGTGGACTCTGGACAGAACGCCTGGCTCTCCTATAAAGTGCAGCACAAATTTGGGGGCGCAGACAGGGGGGCGCTGTTTGAAGTGGGCCTCCACAATGGAGAAATGCGAACTGTCCGCCAAGTGACTGATAAAGATGCTGTCAAACAAAGACTGACTGTCGTAGTGGAGGACAACGGGCAGCCCTCTCGTTCGGCTACGGTCGCGGTCAACGTGGCGCTGGCGGACGGCTTTTCCGAAGTGCTGAGGTCGGAGTTCGCCGACGACTTTAGCGAGGACTACGACGACCGGCTGACTTTTTACTTAGTCTCGGCTTTGGCCGCGGTCTCCTTCCTCTTCGTCGCCTGCTTGCTGCTTATCGTGTCGCTCAAAGTGTACAGGTGGAGACGGTCTCGCGTCCTGTACCGCTCCGACCTCCCCGTCATTCCGTATTATCCGCCGCGCTACTGCGACACGTTGGGGACGGCGGGGACGCTCCCGCACGTCTACAACTACGAGGCGTGCGCCGCCGCCAAGAGTCACGTGACGAACACGCAAGCCGTGAGTCAAAGTTTAGTGAGTGTGGACGGAGCGGACGCTGACGTGCCGCACGGCGGCGAGCAGATGTCGGGGAACTGCTCTCGGATGTCGACTTTGGTGAGTCAAATCAGTACACTTGTTTCaatatatgtttgttttcagagtTTATATCATGGAGAAGCCTTGTTCTTGTAttga
- the LOC133485298 gene encoding protocadherin beta-11-like → MEAKNIHPSRGGMRWRRAAGLFVFWCFFLHASEAQIRYSIPEEMKKGSLVGNVAQDLGLDLKRLRSGRARIVTGENVQYAELRADKGLLVVHERIDREQLCGDVTPCSFTFEILLENPMELHPVTIEVLDVNDNAPTFENSHLRFEITESAALGSRFVLDNAHDADVGTNGVQSYILTPSDHFILKQHVSPGGRKYAEMVLQKALDREQQPRLSLKLVAVDGGNPQRSGTVNIDINIQDANDNAPVFNQTVYKAKVTENAAKGSHVLTVNATDADSGSNAQVAYSFSKLNAEIADLFRIDEMTGCISVVKEIDYEKYKTIEFMVEAKDQGALTDSTKVEIEVLDLNDNVPVLNVMSFTSPVSEDSPAGTTIGIMNVKDQDSGENGHVRCAIEGRVPFRMKSNVRNYFALVTDADLDRESVSEYNITVVASDAGSPPLSAERTFHLKVSDVNDNAPVFAVSFYRANLAENNSPGVSVLRVSAKDPDENQNARVSYMLEQGEIGGTPIASFVSVNAQTGVVSAVRSFDYERMKRLDFAVRAQDGGSPPLCSNVSVGVLIRDQNDNAPQVLYPVQPHAEMVPRSADAGYLVTKVVAVDVDSGQNAWLSYKVQHKFGGADRGALFEVGLHNGEMRTVRQVTDKDAVKQRLTVVVEDNGQPSRSATVAVNVALADGFPEVLRSEFADDFSEDYDERLTFYLVSALAAVSFLFVACLLLIVSLKVYRWRRSRVLYRSDLPVIPYYPPRYCDTLGTAGTLPHVYNYEACAAAKSHVTNTQAVSQSLVSVDGADADVPHGGEQTSGNCSRMSTLVSQISTLVSIYVCFQSLYGEALFLY, encoded by the coding sequence atgGAGGCTAAAAACATTCATCCGAGCCGAGGAGGAATGCGATGGCGACGCGCGGCCGGCCTCTTTgtcttttggtgtttttttctccacgcgAGCGAGGCCCAAATCCGCTACTCAATCCCCGAGGAGATGAAAAAAGGCTCGCTCGTCGGAAATGTGGCCCAAGATCTCGGTTTGGATCTGAAAAGACTCCGTTCTGGGCGGGCCCGCATCGTGACCGGGGAGAACGTCCAGTACGCCGAGCTGAGGGCGGACAAAGGGCTCCTGGTTGTCCATGAGAGGATAGATCGAGAACAGCTGTGTGGAGACGTGACGCCGTGCAGCTTCACCTTCGAGATTTTGTTGGAAAACCCCATGGAATTGCACCCGGTCACCATCGAAGTGTTGGACGTCAACGACAACGCACCCACTTTTGAAAATAGTCATTTGCGATTTGAAATTACTGAGTCTGCTGCACTTGGCTCCCGTTTCGTTCTGGATAACGCACACGATGCTGACGTGGGTACAAACGGCGTGCAGAGCTACATTTTGACACCGAgtgatcattttattttgaagcaacACGTCAGTCCGGGAGGCAGAAAATATGCAGAAATGGTCCTGCAGAAAGCCTTAGACAGAGAACAGCAGCCACGACTTTCCCTTAAATTAGTGGCTGTGGACGGTGGGAATCCACAGAGGTCAGGTACGGTAAATATAGATATTAACATTCAAGATGCAAATGATAATGCTCCTGTCTTTAATCAAACCGTTTATAAAGCAAAAGTGACTGAAAATGCAGCAAAAGGCTCTCACGTTCTGACTGTGAATGCCACTGATGCTGATAGCGGTTCAAATGCACAAGTGGCATACtcgttttcaaaattaaatgcagaaatagcGGATTTGTTTCGCATAGACGAGATGACAGGTTGCATATCTGTCGTAAAAGAAATTGATTATGAAAAATACAAGACAATAGAGTTCATGGTTGAAGCCAAAGATCAAGGTGCATTAACAGACTCCACCAAAGTGGAAATCGAAGTCCTGGATTTGAATGATAATGTCCCCGTCCTCAACGTGATGTCCTTCACGAGTCCGGTTTCAGAAGACTCCCCGGCTGGGACCACGATCGGTATCATGAACGTGAAAGACCAGGATTCTGGCGAAAACGGTCACGTGAGGTGCGCCATCGAAGGCCGCGTTCCATTTCGCATGAAATCCAACGTGCGCAATTATTTTGCCTTGGTGACCGATGCCGATTTGGATCGCGAAAGCGTGTCCGAATATAACATCACAGTCGTCGCGTCGGACGCCGGCTCGCCTCCCCTCTCCGCCGAGagaacttttcatttgaaagtttCCGACGTGAACGACAACGCTCCTGTGTTTGCCGTCAGCTTTTATCGTGCCAACCTCGCCGAAAACAACTCGCCGGGTGTTTCCGTGCTGAGAGTGAGTGCCAAAGACCCAGATGAAAACCAGAACGCTCGTGTCTCTTACATGTTGGAGCAGGGCGAGATCGGGGGAACTCCGATTGCCTCGTTTGTGTCCGTGAACGCCCAAACCGGCGTCGTCAGCGCCGTGCGCTCCTTCGACTACGAGCGGATGAAGCGGCTGGACTTTGCGGTGCGAGCGCAGGACGGAGGCTCCCCTCCTCTCTGTAGCAACGTGAGCGTGGGCGTCCTGATCCGGGACCAGAACGACAACGCCCCTCAGGTCCTGTACCCGGTCCAGCCGCACGCCGAAATGGTGCCTCGTTCGGCAGACGCGGGCTATCTGGTGACTAAAGTGGTGGCCGTGGATGTGGACTCTGGACAGAACGCCTGGCTCTCCTATAAAGTGCAGCACAAATTTGGGGGCGCAGACAGGGGGGCGCTGTTTGAAGTGGGCCTCCACAATGGAGAAATGCGAACTGTCCGCCAAGTGACTGATAAAGATGCTGTCAAACAAAGACTGACTGTCGTAGTGGAGGACAACGGGCAGCCCTCTCGTTCGGCTACGGTCGCGGTCAACGTGGCGCTGGCGGACGGCTTCCCCGAAGTGCTGAGGTCGGAGTTCGCCGACGACTTTAGCGAGGACTACGACGAGCGGCTGACTTTTTACTTAGTCTCGGCTTTGGCCGCGGTCTCCTTCCTCTTCGTCGCCTGCTTGCTGCTTATCGTGTCGCTCAAAGTGTACAGGTGGAGACGGTCTCGCGTCCTGTACCGCTCCGACCTCCCCGTCATTCCGTATTATCCGCCGCGCTACTGCGACACTTTGGGGACGGCGGGGACGCTCCCGCACGTCTACAATTACGAGGCGTGCGCCGCCGCCAAGAGTCACGTGACGAACACGCAAGCCGTGAGTCAAAGTTTAGTGAGTGTGGACGGAGCGGACGCTGACGTGCCGCACGGCGGCGAGCAGACGTCGGGGAACTGCTCTCGGATGTCGACTTTGGTGAGTCAAATCAGTACACTTGTTTCaatatatgtttgttttcagagtTTATATGGAGAAGCCTTGTTCTTATAttga